The Salvelinus sp. IW2-2015 linkage group LG15, ASM291031v2, whole genome shotgun sequence genome includes a region encoding these proteins:
- the LOC112067796 gene encoding LOW QUALITY PROTEIN: transmembrane protein 9B (The sequence of the model RefSeq protein was modified relative to this genomic sequence to represent the inferred CDS: inserted 2 bases in 2 codons; deleted 1 base in 1 codon) has protein sequence MSSVAFKLLALLVGLLLMXTQTTDAKNSEDIRCKCXCPPYRDIDGQINKQNVSLKDCNCLHVVEPMPVDEKDVEAYCLRCECKYEERSSGTIKVTIIIYLSILGLLFLYMVYLTLLEPMLKRRLFGHSQLQNDDDVGDQQPFANAHNVLSRSTSRPNMLNKVEHAQQRWRRQVQEQRKSVFDRHVVLS, from the exons ATGTCGAGTGTTGCCTTCAAGCTGCTCGCTCTTCTTGTTGGTTTGCTATTGA CAACACAGACGACGGATGCTAAA AATTCAGAGGATATCCGGTGTAAAT ACTGCCCACCGTACAGAGACATCGATGGACAGATC AACAAACAAAATGTATCTCTAAAGGATTg TAACTGCCTTCATGTTGTGGAGCCAATGCCCGTTGATGAAAAGGATGTGGAGGCGTACTGTCTGCGTTGTGAATGCAAATATGAGGAGAGGAGTTCTGGAACTATCAAG GTGACTATCATAATCTACCTGTCCATCCTGGGCCTGCTTTTCCTCTACATGGTGTACCTGACCCTGCTGGAGCCCATGCTGAAGAGGAGGCTCTTTGGACACTCACAGCTCCAGAATGATGATGATGTCGGG GACCAGCAGCCTTTCGCCAACGCCCACAACGTATTGTCTCGTTCGACCTCTCGTCCCAACATGCTGAACAAAGTGGAGCACGCTCAGCAGCGCTGGCGGAGGCAGGTCCAGGAACAGAGGAAGTCTGTGTTTGACCGCCATGTGGTGCTCAGCTAA